The following proteins are encoded in a genomic region of Pseudomonas sp. Os17:
- a CDS encoding SMI1/KNR4 family protein, translated as MPLDWTAWEIEPGSAVNEQLIAQVQQRLGLEFPSLYLELVQYAEAATPGIGTFRYGNDYTCISEFFEFGLSNQPWSLLWYASPGRVPGLPAGCLPIARDAGGLLICLDFNSPGVAVEIFDPDSASRYPVAADFKAFVELWQP; from the coding sequence ATGCCCCTGGACTGGACTGCCTGGGAAATCGAACCCGGATCGGCGGTGAACGAACAGCTGATCGCCCAGGTGCAGCAACGCCTCGGCCTTGAGTTTCCGTCGCTGTACCTGGAGCTGGTGCAATACGCCGAGGCCGCCACCCCGGGGATCGGCACCTTCCGCTATGGCAACGACTACACCTGCATCAGCGAGTTCTTCGAGTTCGGCCTGAGCAACCAACCCTGGAGCCTGCTCTGGTACGCCAGTCCGGGCCGCGTGCCGGGACTGCCCGCAGGCTGCCTGCCGATTGCCCGGGACGCCGGCGGCCTGCTGATCTGCCTGGACTTCAACAGCCCGGGCGTGGCGGTGGAAATCTTCGATCCCGACAGTGCCAGCCGCTACCCGGTGGCCGCCGACTTCAAGGCCTTTGTCGAACTGTGGCAGCCATGA
- a CDS encoding helix-turn-helix domain-containing protein, translating into MTIIVRLDVVMAKNKIRSKELAAILGITEANLSLLKNGKVKGMKIETLDKLCAALDCQPGDLLEYQASEPA; encoded by the coding sequence ATGACCATTATCGTTCGGCTTGACGTTGTCATGGCTAAAAACAAGATTCGCTCCAAAGAGTTGGCCGCCATCCTGGGCATTACCGAGGCGAATCTGTCGTTGCTGAAAAATGGCAAGGTCAAGGGGATGAAAATCGAGACCCTGGACAAACTCTGCGCTGCACTCGACTGCCAACCCGGCGACCTGCTGGAGTATCAGGCCAGCGAGCCTGCGTAA
- a CDS encoding helix-turn-helix transcriptional regulator — MDYLLITARLGEQVRQRRLHRGLTQASLAALAGVTRQKVIAIERGDLSVGMAAYARVLGALDCEFTLVPAAMPTLDEIQGVFD, encoded by the coding sequence ATGGACTACCTTCTTATCACCGCGCGCCTTGGCGAGCAGGTTCGCCAGCGCCGCCTGCATCGTGGCCTGACCCAAGCCAGCCTGGCCGCCTTGGCCGGCGTGACCCGGCAGAAGGTCATCGCCATCGAGCGGGGCGACTTGTCGGTGGGCATGGCGGCCTATGCGCGGGTGCTGGGAGCCCTGGACTGTGAATTCACCCTGGTGCCTGCCGCGATGCCCACATTGGACGAGATCCAGGGAGTGTTCGACTGA
- a CDS encoding type II toxin-antitoxin system HipA family toxin yields MATVLQVATPAGDSGKIHRGAGDYLFRYHDDARAQAAISLLMPVRLDEYRYRELHPIFQMNLPEGYVLEQLRNRLAKVVKVDPMLLLALSGSSAPIGRVAVSSPEVDGLLQRQQFPGEKLEEILAWDGAEDIFADLVDRYILRAGISGVQPKVMVPERHDAASQRFTSNTSELIIKSGRDEFPGLAINEFLCMSVAREAGMAVPEFYLSDNAKLFVMRRFDRDEQLGCLGFEDMAALMGLGAEQKYSKSYSAIAKAVRLFCPPEQVPGSLVQLFAMVSLSCMVGNGDAHLKNFGLLYSDPGQRDARLAPAYDIVNTTAYIPQDVLALDLLGNKSLFASRQGLLEFAKVCDVARPQEVIRGQLDALERVLSRSAEWGERAPHVVAAIRHCAEPFMKTFG; encoded by the coding sequence ATGGCCACGGTGCTGCAGGTAGCCACCCCGGCCGGTGACAGCGGGAAAATCCACCGTGGCGCTGGCGATTATCTGTTTCGCTATCACGATGATGCCCGGGCACAGGCGGCAATCAGTCTGCTGATGCCCGTGCGGCTGGATGAATACCGTTATCGGGAGTTGCACCCGATCTTTCAGATGAACCTGCCCGAAGGCTATGTGCTGGAGCAACTGCGCAACCGCCTGGCCAAGGTGGTGAAGGTTGACCCGATGTTGCTGCTGGCGCTGTCCGGCAGCAGCGCGCCGATCGGGCGGGTCGCGGTGAGCTCGCCCGAAGTCGATGGGCTGTTGCAGCGACAGCAGTTTCCCGGGGAAAAACTTGAAGAAATCCTCGCGTGGGATGGCGCCGAGGACATCTTTGCCGACCTGGTGGACCGCTACATCCTGCGTGCCGGGATATCCGGCGTGCAGCCCAAGGTGATGGTACCGGAGCGGCATGACGCCGCGTCGCAGCGTTTTACCTCGAACACCTCAGAGTTGATCATCAAGAGCGGCCGGGATGAGTTTCCGGGGTTGGCGATCAATGAATTCCTGTGCATGTCGGTGGCCAGGGAGGCGGGGATGGCGGTGCCCGAGTTCTACCTCTCCGATAACGCCAAACTGTTTGTCATGCGCCGCTTCGACCGGGACGAGCAACTCGGTTGCCTGGGGTTTGAAGACATGGCGGCGTTGATGGGGCTGGGTGCGGAGCAGAAATACAGCAAGAGCTATTCGGCCATTGCCAAGGCCGTTCGCCTGTTCTGCCCGCCTGAGCAGGTGCCGGGTTCACTGGTGCAGTTGTTTGCCATGGTCAGCCTGAGCTGCATGGTGGGGAATGGCGATGCCCACCTGAAGAACTTCGGGCTGTTGTATTCCGATCCTGGCCAGCGCGATGCACGGCTAGCGCCGGCCTACGACATCGTCAACACCACGGCCTACATCCCACAGGACGTGCTGGCCCTGGATCTGCTGGGCAACAAGTCCCTGTTTGCTTCGCGGCAGGGGTTGCTGGAGTTCGCCAAGGTCTGTGATGTGGCTCGTCCGCAAGAGGTCATTCGTGGGCAGTTGGACGCACTGGAGCGGGTGTTGAGCCGATCGGCCGAATGGGGCGAACGGGCACCGCATGTCGTCGCGGCGATCCGGCACTGTGCCGAGCCCTTTATGAAAACCTTTGGCTAG
- a CDS encoding DUF6392 family protein: protein MDAATISRLVQGMGLTYEELVAQGESIERPTGKLYDEFEWLTVIVEPGLMLDFREDSLALEKVLIELVPLEQGRSFYSGELPAPFSRSMTRTDIHDLLGTPLRSGERTPSADGQRTLNAWESYRLAEHLHPGARVGFVYSVDGRIKVLSFDLLEPKRD, encoded by the coding sequence ATGGACGCCGCAACGATCAGCCGCCTGGTACAGGGCATGGGCCTCACCTACGAAGAGCTGGTCGCCCAAGGCGAAAGCATCGAGCGCCCGACGGGCAAGCTCTACGACGAATTCGAATGGCTGACCGTGATCGTCGAACCCGGCCTGATGCTGGACTTCCGGGAAGACAGCCTGGCCCTGGAAAAGGTCCTGATCGAGCTGGTGCCCCTTGAACAGGGGCGCTCGTTCTACAGCGGCGAACTGCCCGCCCCGTTCTCACGCAGCATGACCCGCACCGACATTCACGACCTGCTGGGCACACCCCTGCGCTCGGGGGAACGCACGCCATCAGCCGATGGGCAACGCACGCTCAACGCCTGGGAGAGCTACCGCCTGGCGGAGCACCTGCATCCCGGTGCTCGGGTTGGATTCGTCTATAGCGTCGATGGGCGAATCAAGGTCCTGTCGTTCGACTTGCTGGAGCCAAAGCGCGACTGA
- a CDS encoding CynX/NimT family MFS transporter, whose protein sequence is MPRTESTFRHWAGWALLVCLGLNLRPILSSVSPLLNEIRGATGMSFQSSAWLTSLPVICMGLVALLGVRIEARLGERRGVSLGLLLVLLACLVRLFFGQAAALLATALLGGAGVALIQALVPALIKRQFQQRVALAMGVYSASLMGGGGIAALLSPQVASHFANWQVGLGVWVLPAMAALLLWLCLPLGAGRRNGAQSSGAGLWNNRRAWLLALYFGLVNCGYMSMVAWLPAYYLQLGWSATQSGSLLAFMTIFQVTAALLMPALAQRSSDRRPLLGISLAAQAVGFLGLVLWPLQSTHLWVALIGFGLGACFALSLILTLDHRRDPREAGQLAAFVQGVGFLLNAVSPWLSGWLRQVTGSFASAWWVLIVGVLAMLLLTRIFSPASYQARVTIGTVAPAT, encoded by the coding sequence ATGCCGCGAACTGAATCCACCTTCCGGCACTGGGCCGGCTGGGCCCTGCTGGTGTGCCTGGGCCTGAACCTGCGACCGATCCTCAGCTCGGTCAGCCCGCTGCTCAACGAGATTCGCGGCGCCACCGGCATGAGCTTCCAGAGCAGCGCCTGGCTCACCAGCCTGCCGGTGATCTGCATGGGCCTGGTGGCCTTGCTCGGGGTACGCATCGAAGCCCGACTCGGCGAACGCCGCGGTGTGTCCCTGGGTTTGCTGCTGGTGTTGCTGGCCTGCCTGGTGCGGCTGTTCTTCGGCCAGGCCGCGGCCTTGCTCGCCACCGCCCTGCTCGGCGGCGCCGGCGTGGCCTTGATCCAGGCCCTGGTGCCGGCGCTGATCAAGCGCCAGTTCCAACAGCGGGTGGCCCTGGCCATGGGCGTCTACTCGGCGTCGCTGATGGGCGGTGGCGGCATCGCCGCCCTGCTCAGCCCGCAAGTGGCCAGCCACTTCGCCAACTGGCAGGTGGGGCTTGGCGTCTGGGTGCTGCCGGCCATGGCCGCCCTGCTGCTGTGGCTGTGCCTGCCCCTGGGCGCCGGCCGCCGCAACGGCGCCCAGTCCTCCGGGGCCGGGCTCTGGAACAACCGCCGCGCCTGGTTGCTGGCGTTGTATTTCGGCTTGGTGAACTGCGGCTACATGAGCATGGTGGCCTGGCTGCCGGCCTACTACCTGCAGCTGGGTTGGAGTGCTACCCAGAGCGGCTCGCTGCTGGCCTTCATGACGATTTTCCAAGTCACCGCCGCCCTACTGATGCCGGCCCTGGCCCAGCGCAGCAGCGACCGCCGCCCACTGCTGGGCATCAGCCTCGCGGCCCAGGCCGTGGGGTTTCTCGGGCTGGTGCTGTGGCCCTTGCAGAGCACGCACCTGTGGGTGGCGCTGATCGGCTTCGGCCTGGGAGCCTGCTTTGCCCTGAGCCTGATCCTGACCCTGGATCACCGCCGTGATCCCCGGGAAGCCGGGCAACTGGCGGCCTTTGTCCAGGGCGTGGGTTTTCTGCTCAACGCCGTCTCGCCGTGGCTGAGCGGCTGGCTGCGACAAGTCACCGGTAGCTTTGCCAGCGCCTGGTGGGTGCTGATCGTGGGTGTCCTGGCGATGCTGCTGTTGACGCGGATCTTCAGCCCGGCCAGTTATCAGGCCAGGGTCACTATCGGCACTGTCGCGCCAGCGACCTGA
- a CDS encoding nucleoside deaminase, giving the protein MHDDQHYLQRAVELARHNVQQGGRPFGALLVRNGRVLAEAVNEIHLSQDPTAHAEMLAIRAASRQLGPRLDDCVIYASGQPCPMCLAAMYLCGVSRAVFAASNEQAEPFGLSTAAIYQQLGKPLEAQRLPLLHLPQAAMIALYQDWQAHHAAN; this is encoded by the coding sequence ATGCACGACGATCAACACTACCTGCAACGGGCCGTTGAACTGGCCCGGCACAATGTCCAGCAGGGCGGCCGCCCGTTCGGCGCACTGCTGGTGCGCAACGGCCGGGTGCTGGCCGAGGCGGTGAATGAAATCCACCTCAGCCAGGACCCCACCGCCCACGCCGAAATGCTCGCCATCCGCGCCGCCAGCCGGCAACTGGGCCCGCGCCTGGACGACTGCGTGATCTACGCCAGCGGCCAACCCTGCCCCATGTGCCTGGCCGCCATGTACCTGTGCGGCGTGTCCCGCGCGGTGTTCGCCGCCAGCAATGAACAGGCAGAGCCGTTCGGCCTGTCCACCGCGGCCATTTACCAGCAACTGGGCAAGCCCCTGGAAGCCCAGCGCCTGCCGCTGCTGCACCTGCCCCAGGCGGCGATGATCGCCCTGTACCAGGATTGGCAGGCGCACCATGCCGCGAACTGA
- a CDS encoding ankyrin repeat domain-containing protein has protein sequence MQLKRFLKCGLIATGLLTAGLVMASDGSLLEAVRQGQLQQVQRLLEQGVAPDARGLDGSSPLLLATRDNRIDIARALIEAGADVNRKNLIQDSPYLLAGASGHNEILKLTLAHGADLKSTNRYGGTALIPACERGHVETVGLLIAAGVDLNHVNHLGWTCLMEAIVLSDGGPAHQQIVAQLIAAGADLNLPDRAGLSPLQQAERRGQRAIAKLLREAGAT, from the coding sequence ATGCAACTCAAGCGCTTTCTGAAATGCGGCCTGATCGCCACCGGTCTGCTCACGGCGGGGCTGGTCATGGCCAGCGATGGCTCGTTGCTGGAGGCGGTGCGCCAGGGTCAGCTGCAACAGGTGCAACGGTTGCTTGAACAGGGCGTGGCACCCGACGCCCGGGGCCTGGACGGCAGCAGTCCGCTGCTCCTGGCGACCCGCGACAACCGCATCGACATCGCCCGGGCGCTGATCGAAGCCGGGGCCGACGTCAACCGCAAGAACCTGATCCAGGACAGCCCCTACCTGCTGGCCGGCGCCAGCGGCCACAACGAAATCCTCAAGCTGACCCTGGCCCACGGCGCCGACCTCAAGAGCACCAACCGCTACGGCGGCACCGCGCTGATCCCGGCCTGCGAACGCGGGCATGTGGAAACCGTGGGCCTGCTGATCGCAGCCGGCGTCGACCTGAACCACGTCAACCACCTGGGCTGGACCTGCCTGATGGAAGCCATCGTGCTGTCCGACGGCGGTCCGGCGCACCAGCAGATCGTCGCCCAGCTGATTGCCGCCGGCGCCGACCTGAACCTGCCGGACCGCGCCGGCCTCAGCCCTTTGCAACAGGCCGAACGCCGTGGCCAGCGGGCCATCGCCAAGCTGCTGCGCGAGGCCGGCGCCACCTGA
- a CDS encoding LysR substrate-binding domain-containing protein — MLDPVLLRSFVAVADSQNFTRAAERLHLTQSTVSQQVRRLEESLGCQLLDRDQRRVVATVEGERLLAYARRILALHEEACDVLVNQRGEEVLRLGVPEDFAAERLMPLLSRFGLDYPAVRLEVTSGLGPELLRQFRRGEFDLLLVKQMGHSDDCLESWPEPLCWVDSLRQPALGRDPLPLVAFPVGGLYRQEMLHHLEVGGWPWRIAYSSASLASVCSAVAAGLGISLLPVRVLGKGHRILDAASGLPDIQGVRLALYAGNGLSRAGKALQEQLRAVASVKPQVENTGKL, encoded by the coding sequence ATGCTGGATCCCGTGTTGCTTCGCAGTTTTGTCGCGGTGGCCGACAGCCAGAACTTCACCCGCGCCGCCGAGCGCCTGCACCTCACGCAGTCCACGGTGAGCCAGCAGGTGCGGCGCCTGGAAGAGAGCCTGGGCTGCCAGTTGCTCGACCGCGACCAGCGCCGGGTGGTGGCCACGGTGGAGGGCGAGCGCCTGCTGGCTTATGCCCGGCGCATCCTGGCGCTGCATGAAGAGGCCTGCGATGTGCTGGTCAACCAGCGCGGCGAAGAGGTGCTGCGCCTGGGCGTGCCGGAAGACTTTGCCGCCGAGCGCCTGATGCCCTTGCTCTCGCGCTTTGGCCTGGACTATCCGGCGGTGCGCCTGGAGGTCACCAGTGGTCTGGGACCTGAGTTGCTGCGCCAGTTCCGCCGTGGCGAGTTCGACCTGCTGCTGGTCAAGCAGATGGGCCACAGCGACGACTGCCTGGAGTCCTGGCCCGAGCCGCTGTGCTGGGTCGACAGCCTGCGTCAGCCAGCCTTGGGCCGCGATCCGCTGCCGCTGGTGGCGTTTCCGGTGGGCGGGTTGTATCGCCAGGAAATGCTTCACCACCTGGAGGTCGGCGGCTGGCCGTGGCGCATCGCCTACTCCAGCGCCAGCCTGGCCAGTGTCTGCTCGGCGGTGGCGGCGGGGCTGGGCATCAGCCTGTTGCCGGTGCGGGTGCTGGGCAAGGGCCACCGGATACTCGACGCCGCCAGCGGCCTGCCGGATATCCAGGGCGTGCGCCTGGCGCTGTATGCCGGCAATGGCTTGAGTCGGGCCGGCAAGGCGTTGCAAGAGCAGTTGAGGGCCGTGGCCAGCGTCAAGCCGCAAGTTGAAAACACCGGGAAGTTATAA
- a CDS encoding energy transducer TonB, with protein sequence MGNVQTAASAHEVLWRQAPSGELVDLGRPHRSPLGQLRLQRTPKGVLRRREAILLGVAALVLHGAVIYWLSQKPTPVLPIVPPEIPPMTIEFSHPAPPVVEPPPPVPVQPVVEPPPPVEDELAVKPPPPKPVPKPKPKPVPKPEPKPAPKPVQQTPAPPQPAAPVAAPAAPAPPAPAPVTPASASAAYLKNPAPEYPSLAQRRGWEGTVLLRVHVLASGKPGEIQIQKSSGRQQLDDAALAAVKRWSFVPAKQGDVAQDGWVSVPIDFKIH encoded by the coding sequence ATGGGCAATGTCCAGACCGCCGCCAGTGCACACGAGGTGCTGTGGCGCCAGGCACCGAGCGGCGAGTTGGTCGACCTCGGCCGGCCTCACCGCTCGCCGCTGGGCCAATTGCGTCTGCAACGCACGCCCAAGGGGGTATTGCGCCGTCGTGAGGCGATTCTCCTGGGCGTCGCGGCTCTGGTATTGCACGGTGCAGTGATCTACTGGCTGAGCCAGAAACCGACCCCGGTGCTGCCCATCGTGCCGCCGGAAATCCCGCCCATGACCATCGAGTTCTCGCACCCGGCACCGCCCGTGGTCGAGCCGCCTCCGCCTGTGCCGGTACAGCCGGTGGTGGAGCCGCCGCCTCCGGTGGAGGACGAGCTGGCGGTCAAGCCGCCACCGCCCAAGCCGGTGCCCAAACCCAAGCCCAAGCCGGTGCCCAAGCCCGAGCCGAAACCCGCGCCCAAGCCGGTGCAGCAGACCCCGGCGCCGCCGCAACCTGCGGCGCCGGTAGCCGCCCCGGCAGCGCCCGCGCCACCGGCCCCGGCCCCCGTGACCCCGGCTTCGGCCAGCGCCGCGTACCTGAAGAACCCGGCGCCGGAATACCCGTCCCTGGCCCAGCGCCGGGGTTGGGAAGGCACGGTGCTGCTGCGGGTGCATGTATTGGCCAGCGGCAAGCCCGGAGAGATCCAGATCCAGAAGAGCAGCGGTCGCCAGCAGCTCGACGATGCGGCCCTGGCTGCGGTCAAGCGCTGGAGTTTCGTTCCGGCCAAGCAGGGCGA